From Daucus carota subsp. sativus chromosome 6, DH1 v3.0, whole genome shotgun sequence, the proteins below share one genomic window:
- the LOC108227430 gene encoding protein kinase and PP2C-like domain-containing protein isoform X2, whose protein sequence is MVKELLLKSPSCLLLKTLIGFTRNCSFYANALKYLHDHGIVHRDVKPANILLDGNLNPHLADFGLAEYIRDIKQVSTENWRSSGKPTGGFHKKNMVGTLIYMAPEILRKELHSEKSDVYSFGISINELFTGVVPYTDLRAEAQAHTVLEMNYTEQQLTAAVVSEGLRPVLAGNEPGAPQRIVSLIERCWEANPHNRPSFDDIIIVLDSILEKSIIRATEEEKVPPETSLASPSPETTILRSYQQSINWFSQGERFMRSASADSCEGIWRLDSSNDSMLYHPILSWGSFATTGRRETMEDTHFLMPYLCNNKDIYMFGIFDGHRGAAAAEFSARALPGLLQTLGSTNSPDVALVKAFMEADLAFRNELDFRRKSKELKQKDWHPGCTAVVALIVRDKLYVANAGDCRTILCRAGHSYALSRDHVASIPEERERVISSGGEVKWQVDTWRVGPAALQVTRSIGDDDLKPAVTAEPEITETLLSAEDEYLVMASDGLWDVMSNAEVVSLIKDTVKEPGMCSKRLATEAAARGSKDNITVIVIFLQPVSTAERIY, encoded by the exons CAAATGCTCTGAAGTATCTACATGATCATGGTATTGTACACAGAGATGTGAAACCGGCAAATATTCTC CTTGATGGAAACCTTAATCCACATCTGGCAGACTTTGGATTAGCAGAGTACATCAGAGATATCAAACAAGTTTCCACTGAAAATTGGAGATCTTCTGGCAAACCAACTGGTGGTTTCCATAAAAAAAACATGGTAGGCACACTCATTTACATGGCACCTGAAATATTGAGGAAGGAGTTACATTCTGAAAAATCAGATGTCTACAGTTTTGGAATATCAATCAA TGAGCTTTTTACTGGTGTGGTCCCTTACACTGATCTTCGAGCAGAAGCACAG GCCCACACTGTGCTGGAAATGAATTACACAGAGCAACAACTTACAGCAGCTGTGGTATCTGAAGGATTGCGCCCTGTTCTTGCTGGAAATGAGCCTGGTGCCCCACAAAGAATAGTGTCACTGATAGAGAGATGCTGGGAAGCAAATCCTCATAATAGACCTTCTTTTGATGATATAATTATTGTACTCGATTCTATATTAGAGAAGAGTATCATTAGAGCAACGGAGGAGGAAAAGGTTCCTCCTGAAACTTCCTTAGCTTCTCCATCCCCAGAAACCACAATTCTTCGATCATACCAACAAAGCATCAACTGGTTTTCTCAGGGTGAACGTTTTATGAGAAGTGCTTCTGCAGATTCTTGTGAAGGAATTTGGCGGCTTGATTCTTCAAATGATTCTATGTTATACCATCCAATTCTATCCTGGGGATCCTTTGCTACTACTGGAAGAAGGGAAACTATGGAGGATACACACTTCCTTATGCCCTACCTGTGCAATAATAAGGACATTTATATGTTTGGGATCTTTGATGGTCATCGAG GCGCAGCTGCTGCTGAGTTTTCAGCTAGAGCACTACCAGGACTACTGCAAACTTTGGGCTCCACGAACAG TCCTGATGTTGCACTAGTGAAAGCATTCATGGAGGCAGATTTAGCTTTCAGAAATGAGTTGGACTTTAGGCGTAAATCCAAGGAACTTAAACAGAAAGACTGGCATCCTGGCTGTACTGCAGTTGTTGCTCTAATAGTTAGAGACAAGCTGTATGTTGCTAATGCTGGTGATTGCAGGACAATTTTATGTAGAGCTGGCCATTCGTATGCTTTGAGTAGG GATCATGTTGCTAGCATTCCTGAAGAGAGAGAGCGTGTGATCAGTTCAGGTGGGGAAGTCAAATGGCAGGTTGATACATGGAGAGTTGGTCCAGCTGCTCTTCAG GTTACGCGGTCAATTGGTGATGATGATCTGAAGCCTGCTGTAACTGCAGAACCTGAGATAACTGAAACTTTACTATCAGCGGAGGACGAATACCTT GTAATGGCTAGTGACGGGCTTTGGGACGTTATGAGCAATGCGGAAGTAGTGAGTTTGATAAAGGATACTGTGAAAGAACCTGGAATGTGCTCAAAGAGATTAGCAACCGAAGCTGCTGCACGAGGCAGCAAAGATAACATTACAGTCATTGTCATCTTCCTACAACCAGTCTCGACAGCAGAGAGAATTTACTAG